In Acanthochromis polyacanthus isolate Apoly-LR-REF ecotype Palm Island chromosome 15, KAUST_Apoly_ChrSc, whole genome shotgun sequence, a single genomic region encodes these proteins:
- the LOC127537550 gene encoding zinc finger protein 239-like isoform X6, producing the protein MDSSQKKCKHSNGVRCRTSEEDKDGSATTAKRDESLSCEQCGKTFITARKLRIHKRIHTVDKPFSCEQCGKAFTRKSYLAKHQLIHSGVKPFNCDQCGKAFTLKSNLAKHQLIHSGVKPFNCDQCGKAFTQKSNLAKHQLIHSGVKPFSCDQCGKAFTDKRNLKSHQLIHSGVKPFYCDQCVKTFTQHEQLFIHQCPHSGTKRYHCDSCEKTFKHQQSLKCHQRIHTGYDVYVCDYCGELFVQYSQLKAHEVTHTGVKPYVCDQCGKRYSYISHLKVHQRVHTGERPYRCEECKKTFRTLGSLKQHQQIHTRKKAFNQCHSEFESSLAVCLPACQPARSE; encoded by the exons atggattcttcacaaaaa aaatgtaaacacagcaatggagtgagatgtcggacctctgaggaggataaggatggttcggcaacaacagcaaaaagagatgaatcactgagttgtgagcaatgtggcaagacttttatcacagcaagaaagctaagaattcacaaacgtattcacactgtggacaaaccattcagctgtgagcagtgtggaaaggcttttactcggaagagttatctagcaaaacatcaactcattcacagtggagttaaaccattcaactgtgatcagtgtggaaaggcttttactctgaagagtaatctagcaaaacatcaactcattcacagtggagttaaaccattcaactgtgatcagtgtggaaaggcttttactcagaagagtaatctggcaaaacatcaactcattcacagtggagttaaaccattcagctgtgatcagtgtggaaaggcttttactgacaagagaaacttaaaaagtcatcaactcattcacagtggagttaaaccattctactgtgatcagtgtgtgaaaacctttactcaacatgaacagttgtttatccatcaatgcccccattctggtacaaagcggtaccactgtgactcctgtgaaaaaactttcaagcaccaacaaagcttaaaatgtcaccaacgcatccacactggatatgatgtgtatgtatgtgattACTGTGGCGAACTATTTGTACagtactcacagttaaaagctcatgaagtgacccacactggggttaaaccatatgtttgtgaccagtgtgggaaacgctacagctacaTTTCAcacctcaaagttcaccaacgtgtccacactggggagagaccatacagatgtgaggagtgtaagaagacttttagaactttgggttccctgaaacaacaccagcagatccacaccagaaagaaagcattcaatcagtgtcacagtgag ttcgagagttctctcgcagtgtgcctacctgcctgtcagcctgcgaggagtgagtga